The genomic DNA CTTGGAAATATGGAAATGCACTTTGGCTTATGTTGATGGACATCATGATTCCAGCAGACCACAGTGGGATGACTCTAATCAGAACTTTTAGCTCTTCAACCTGATCCACCGAACAAAGTGTCCATGGGTTCAAAGCTATCCCATCGGAACCAACTTCTTCTGGATTCCTAATGATGCAAGCTTTATTCAGGAACCTAAAGCCCagaataaaaaaaaatacatTCACTTTCGTTTCAGAACAAAAAGTATTAGAATCTTAGAAGCCGATAGGTGATAATGTCATCTAAAAAATCTCATGGAATGATACCTGAATTTGTTAGTTGGGACATGATATGTTGATTCCTTTAGATGATACCATACTTCTGAATCTGTAGATGAGATATCTATATCCCAATTCCTACAAGCAACTACAAGAACTTGTATAAAACTAGTTAACAAGCAAGTTCTGATTTTGTGTTTGACATAAAATGAAGACGCAATAAAAAACAAGCAAGTAGACAAGAACATCAGAATTGCAGGAACTCCGAACCCGACTTTCCATCCAACATGCACTTGAATGTATACAATACCAGTCAATGCAATCACAACAGAAAGAGCTGCAGAAGCATAATACCACCCGAAATAGCGTTCTAACACTCTCAGATTATTTGAATTTTCTCTGTTATCTATTTGATCTGCACCAAACGCCAGTGAACAAGGCCTGATGCCACCAGCTCCTATGGATATGAGAGCAAAAGACGAAATCAAGAGAAAATACTGGGACGGTGAAGCTGATTTGCAGGCTTGTATTCGGGGATCACAGGGGTCAGGCCTTGCTTCTGGAATCATGGCTGTTAACCAAAGAAGAAACATCCCCTGTCATTTTGAACAAACAAAATGTATATCCATATGTTAGAACACCTTTCACTAGCCATGACAAGAAACGCTACATCTATATACTCGAATAGCTCTAAACTATCATTTAGTAACACAATTTTAACAGAGAAAAACAGAGAATATTACCAAGAAACTAAAAATGGAACCAAGGCCAATGGTGAGGAAACGGCCGAGATAAGAATCAGAGAAAAGAGCTCCAAAAATTGGCATGAAATTTGTAGCTGCAGTCCAGAAAAAGATCACATTTTGGGCTTGTGTAAAACTCATTCCATAATCCTTCATTAGATATACTATCATGTTAGGCAATAGTCCATAGCTAGCAACCTTCTCAAATGCCTCATTTGCTGCAGATACATGCATGTGGGTAACATTAACAGATTTTACCATCAATGCttaaagaaaaagaaagggaagAGATTTACTGGTGCCCTGGTACCACCCTCTCTCCCTTATAGGATGTCGAAGGTTCGAATCTTGTCAAATACGAGATACGTGTGTGAGTGTGTTAATTTtcattataaaaaaaattgaactttgAAATTTTGAATATGTAATGCAGTGTACCTATAATGAATGGCATAGTAAATAGGCCACCCTTTCTCCTCTGTAGGGGTTCTTCTTGTTGGAGCTGGTACTTAATTTTGTGATCTGTAGACATCTCCATGTTTATCTTACTTGAAGAAAATATAGTAACAAACACTTCTACAGAGAGACCATTATGTAGTTACAGAGAGATTGAATGAAAACAAATCTTGTTTTTCTTGCTTCTTGTGGGGAAGGCATGACCTTTATATATACTAAATGGAAGTTGGGTTCTCTGAGCTTGTGACCTAATAGATATTTTCTAATGGAGCTCTTAATGTACAGTTAGTGTACACTAACTAAATTTTAGTTTAGTCTTGTATGTCAACAAATTCTGCTCATTATTCAGTACAAGGACTTACACTAGTAACAAAATTTTATGGAGATATTATGATGAAAGAGATTGGTAGAATTTTCATAACCATTGTTAAATATTTGTAGGGAAGAGGAAGAAGAGCATGAGGCATGTCGAGACTAACACGAGTTTACGTAAAACGAATGCACctaattcaaccattcttatttCTAAATATGTCAAACGACCTACGACACATATCAAATCACCCGTGTTAtatgataaaaaaaatgaaaaatatttgGGGTATTTAAAATCACTCTTAAATATAATCAATTCTTTTTGTGCCACCCTCAAtttcggggttaggaaatgaggactcacacaccatTACCTAATATAATAACACCGaatataataaaccccgattaaaTACTAGCATGATCTAAACTGAattaagtatgagacaagatgacaactaccaaccagaataaatatattacaacccaaaataataataaatccAAATTTATTCGATTCCAACATgaaaccgacagataacccattgtatctgaTCCAACTTATATAATTCTTTCAACTTATACGCTTGCTCACACACTCACAACTAcaactacctgctctggcatctggaaacctacgGCATGGTAGGGACCGCCAGGAATGCTCTGgcgagcggtgcgcctaagtctggtcatctttttcttaactgccatggttagcaAAATATATGAGCAAAGAAGCTCAGTAAGTAATTATATAAACAGTTCTATAAGGCAGTAACAATATCAATATCAACATATGAGGCATTTTACTTTAAATAtttaggtggcagatttctatctctggctatgaaagggttatgaagaaggATTTGGGACTTCAGGAATCAAGGCTCAGgttagggtgaaagccgacattcatctcAAATCATTAGCAGGACTTCGAAGTGTTTCTCAACAAAAGGAAATAATCGATCAGATTTTGAAACTTATCATCAATGTAAAGTGACAGGGTTCACAACATTACAATCAAAACGAAGACTCGAGATATTCCATTTCATTTCATCTTTTAAAGAATAAGGAGCAACTGCTCCAAGTATATAAACATTTTCATCTTTATAGAGTATAAGAGAACCCTTGATTGAAATATCCATCTTTaaattataatacgggtgatcagcccgtaccaacctccatctggtcgttatggTACCTGTGGCATTATagccttatattggactagccctgctagcctcttatgtgactgaaatagtcccactagcctcttatgtgactggactagtctcactagcctcttacgtctctatccaatccatcgggaattcgtttggaaaaccttgtattggaaaaataaaaatagtagaataaattcattttaacattaccaagaatgtgaaatcatttggactcaaTCAAGTTGAAAATCATTCTCAAGTTCAATTCAAGATTTCAAGGAAAGTGAACGGATCAAGCGTAAACAGGGATCAATACCAAGGAACTGGATCAAGCGTAAACATGGATCAATACCAAGGAACTGGATCAAATGGTAAACAAGGTTAACTAGTTCCAATTCAAGAGAGAGTTTCAACAATCAACTCATGACAGGGTTCACGGGTCAAcgaagaatttggattgatcaagACATTAAGTAAGGAAGAATGTAAAAGTTCTTGTAGGGTTTACGGTATCATaagataacaaaggaaacaataCGATATTCAGGGTACGAATCAACAGGGTTACTACAAAGGATCGAATATGGTGTGATATTAAATTGTCAAAAGAACAATATCAGGGTTTCTcagaatcaataacaggtgtaTCACAATTGCAATAAAAAGCCTATATTtaatcatggcatcaataattTCCTCTCTATAAATAATTTACAAAAGAAGGCAGAGTTATTTGCCTTAAATCGATTTCCTGCTTTACTGAAactgaactactgccacctaagattcctttcccttttctagcctaAATGCCTCTGCTAACCGAATCGACAATCCAAAACAGAATCCCTAATCAGCAACTTACTTGACACTCGACGTTTCTCAGAACGCCTAACGATTACCCCATATCGCGATAACACTTAACTCGTATACTCATGCATAATCATAGTATActcacataacacatagcaagtATATACTTGACCATATTCACATAGCATGCATTATGATATACTCATATACTCCAAATTTGCAGTTAATCATCGAACCACATAGTATGACTCAACGATATCACATAACATACTATACCTTAATACTCCAAACCTTACTTATATAACCTTATATTGAAACGACTCATCCTTTTCTTTTTAATCCCAAAATTCTAATAAAAAACATATAGCAAATAACTCAACAACCAAACAACTTATTCCTTTCATTttaactcaaaaattcgaaccaaaataatggaaccaagccaagaaatcaacatgcaaccacttatTGTCATCATGCATAATCTATATTTTTATCCTAGCCTTATTAGGACTTAAACTAATTAAATGTTGCCATATCATCAATTCATACCACAAAATTCGAATCAAAACAAGGTCAGAAGCAATAAGTTATCAAATCACAAATCTCATCAACCAATCAAGTAGTTTAAAACTTATTTCTTTCTTACAAATCCAAGCCTTATTTGGCCCTAATCAAACCAACAACATGCAACTCTTAAATTAACATGCAAAGTCCATTTTTATCTTTAAAGCTTATCTTCACTCAATTCTTAACAAGAAAACCCTTTAAACTCTTTTTCTTTTACATAAAATCGAACCAAAATCCAATCATCAACATGCAAGTCCAAAGGTTATCTATTAACTAGCAATGATCAACATGCATGCCCAAAAATTAACTATTAGCCAACAATGATTAACATGCAAGCCCAAAAGTTAACTATTAACTAATAATGATCAACATGCAAGTTCAAGATCAAGCATAAACTCAAGTTCAAGTCACAACTCATCCATGcaaatcatttaaaagaaaaACTGAACCAAAATTTGGATTTTTAAACTAAAACCCTTTGCAAAACTTGAATCAAAACCAAACCCTTTTTTTACTAGCAAAATTTTAACCAACATCAAAACAAAACCATAAAAAAGCACATAATTTATTGCACTATACTCTCTTAAGATCATACACTAAGAAATTATGttttcttagatataaccaagagatgttgatgcaaaaaccttcttaaacacttacatgcaaagaGTATAGAAATAGAGGATTGAAAGTGATGAAGATCAATGGACATATTTTTGAATTCTAAGTAGGATTTGATGTTGCATgtaggtgagagagagagagagagacagaaaattcgggagagagagagagagaaaattcgggagagagagagagaaaagaaaagagaaagaaagagTGAGCCAAGAGGAAGAAGAGAGTGGGGAGGAAGGAAGGAATAGTGGGTGTATTTATAACTGAGTGGAGGGAAAAATGGTTTTTTACCAACTAATTCtagaaacttcttttcttttattcaaaAACTCCAAAAAAACGAATCTGGATGATACATAGCTCTATCAGAAAAGGTGAAAATGATATGAATAACAATTGTAAAATATAGATCTTGAAATTATCTTTCTAaccatattttaaaataatttttgaacgtacggtttattttatatgaattttacaagattacgctcaaaatagaaatataacccaataaaattattttaaaatacgccgatcataaaataatttcatctatcatttttagaaagtctccaGGACTATTTcaaagataataaaataaatttcacGCCTTGATcatactcagataattttataaaaatatataaaggttcaataaaccttatttaaattaaataaatcccttaaaatcaattaaaaatttcCAGATCACATAATTATGGACATTAACAGGCAACAACATAGACTCACATATCACGGCTTATTTTGAAATATGCTCAAGCATAAAAATTCCCCCTTTTTATTAATATTCacttttcgcgtaacgggtcgcgtcctgactgacgggcccgacgctgagcgttttcatCTACTCTTCACAATCATACTCTCTATACTAGCTGAGACGTCAAACTgaaatataatattcatttaaacaTTTCTATTTAACACATAATTCGTATTCATATATTTAAACAccttaatccctttttaagacgggttccgttcAACTTGACGACCCGACAATACAGCTTAGCCTtttagctgactcatcaaactggaacgagttaCATTACGTTCTCAGTTACTATTATACAACGATAACAGTTAATCTACATAATCATTTAACCTTTTGTTCACATAAATTCATAATTATGAcataaaattatactttattcacttaatcacgtagcgaaattcccagtcgctacaCTTTTAACTTACATTGTTGCAGTAAAATGAACAAATGTCACTTCTcataattttatataatataaagGTTTAGCCCGGACTTCTAAAAGGACCGGGTCCGAACTCCTATCTCCATCCAGTCTCGCATGCCACCAGCCCAAGCTAGTGACTCCCGGCGGCCCGATCCTGGAAAGCCCCAGCATGTGAGGCATATGCCCAAATGCGATATAGAGACAGCCGTCGTTGATCAATCATAAGAATAATCAGGGCACATACTAGAAGATCCTTAGAACATTCATCAACCATTCCCTACCTGACACGTATAAGACATCCACCCCAgtcaggtgtcctccgctcctagAACCAACGACTACGATTCAAAGATATCAACCCCTaaaccctatccttgggctataaatagcccaaggaggaaaggttttggggttaatcactctcttacactcatatacacacataTCCACCTTGCATtcctatctatcttcatcttccccaaaagcgagttcttactctcacaccagAGGCGCTGCGGGACCCAaacccccttccggtgttgttttgtagatACCCCACAATAGCTACACCACAACCGCAGCGAAGGATCCAGGCACGACATCAAAGGGGCAGCCCCACACCCAGGAGTTATTATTTGGCGCTGGAAGGAGGGCAGCGCcgcccctggattcaccttcatcagcaagctcttgaaagagtccatttctttaacttgtaagaacccaagcAACCAAACTCACTCATAAAtatgaatgttgtttatttaagccacgtttgtgtgtgctcgttattttaggccacgtttgtgtgagccctgTTTTGTTAATTTAAGCCACATTTTTGTGTGCTATAGATAGTTTTGATCGTTTTAGAACCCAAAATTTGCTTTAGTTGCATATTGCCTTTGTGTTCTGAGACCCAGCTGCACTTATTCTACGATATTGTTAACAAGTCCCAGAAAGTTGTTTAAACCAGTCCCAGAGAATTATTTGTTGTTGTTTTGGATAGCCtttgttattttcaaaaataacCTTAGATCGATATTGTTAGTTTGAAATCTTGGCCAGTTGTTGTTAGTACATTTGAAATAATGGTAAGAGCAGGAAAGTATACTTTTGGGAGACCCTCTGCTAGTACCTAGGTCCAGGACCCGGACCACTCCCAGGCACAAGATCCAAGAGCCGACCGAGAAACActccaggagcaaccattgcCACACACCCCCGTTCTGGAGAGTGTTGGTAAACCCCCGGGATGCCAGGAGCCTTATTGAGCTAAACCAATATAAGTAGTACTAATGTCCCGGTGGCTGAGGAACATATGGACAACCTCACCAACAATGAGCTAGAAGAAGCGATCTGGCTTTATAGGCAAGAGCAAGCCCGGATCCAGGAGGAAGCCGAATAAGAGGAGGAACCGGAAGAGTCCGGGGACTCCCAGCAATCCCAGAGATCTGTTTTTGACCGCATCAGGGCTAAAGGGAAGAAGAACCAAAAGGATCAGGGCAATAAGAAAGAAATAGAAGCAGCCAAATAGAAGAGGTTGGAAAAGATGATATAATAGATCATaaaggaagaaaaagcaaagctTGAGCTAAAGCTTCAAAAAATAATGCAGCTAGAAGAAGAAAAGCTACTGGCCAAGTCCTGGACCAAGAGGAACCGAAGGGAACCCACCCCCGAGCTCATTTGTGATGATGATGAGGAGAAACAAAAGGATCTCAAGGATATGATCTATGAACTACAAAGGAAAATGGACAAAGACTCTGGAATGGAAATCGGGGAAACTATGACACCATTCAGCCACTCCTTGGAAGCTATTCCTCGGCAGAGGGACCTAAAACACTATTTCGATGGTTTGGGAGACCCAGAAGAATATTTGAATTATTTCGAGCAGATTGCACAAATATACTACTATAATGACTTGAAAACATCCAGGTTCTTCGCATCAACTCTCAAGGGGGGCCAGAGGTGGTTTAGCCGGATATCCTCCCGAAGCATCCACAGCTGGAAGGAGTTTCGTGGAGCCTttctgttagggcgaaaacacactctaatattcacgcaagtatacgcattcgcaagtaatatataatactttctagttcgttcccacagagactcagactaatttattgtctaattaaactcactcaccaatgtatgattacttctcaatgttaagacactaacacttagaattgttgactaaatattaactataattaactacttaattaatcacttaattaacactgcaaattatcaataataaaacactcatgagatcacactacttccttcaatagtcattgttatttcctttagcatgtgacaatgatgatattaatcgaataacacgaaactgatagaagccaactttcattgtactaataccattctaccaaacatctacaattaagatagaagttgaataatcatcaattatgttgagttcctatatgtctacagaaattgacaacacaacgatttaagcacaagttattccttttgattacatagggcaaataaaactgttagagttacccactaatcatgcacaacgtacatgaacctatgctagcatggcaagttctaaatctcaagatccaccgtcgcttcacaagagattaacaccctatcttatatgttcgcgacgcacataagacgaatacgcacaaccaatactagatatcatacaatcatcacacactaaagtattaaacaattaactaaagaattccatagtaaatccgttgcaaccccatgatcacgattagcccataatagcacttatcgtcatcatgggttcatatgaaatcatgataaacaaacacaagaaaataataactaaactaattatattaaatcagagtacgccacaagagtaaataggttcaaagtaagaaaactagcatccaacgttacaacgaaacaagaatcacaagaaaatatgcttcctcttcgttgctgtgtactaaaacggtcttcttccttatctccttcgctccttgcgtaataccacgatcctctctcttgaaaacgtctccaaatctacttatataatagtcccataaaactcagattacatagaagtgaaagccaaacagaaatagaagtcctaaaataaattatcttttttcccgaccctgcgcggccgctcagcatagctgagcgggcgctcagcttcctgcgcggccgctcagcattgttgagcgggcgctcaggacccttctggaaaattcctgagtttgctccgtttctttgccgtaatctgcccatttcttccctctctcaatgatgaacacatgccaaggcttattcttgatgattactcctctgaaatgcaactaataccctgaaatgcataaacactagaaaaacgcatcaaatacacaaaatacttgatttcaatgcaccaatttaagccattttaagatgttctaagtggtataaaatgccacttatcacacccccaaacttaaatcgatgcttgtcctcaagcgtcacagactcaaaaacaaataaaaacatgcatgaatgcaatctatatgaaaatgcagcgatcccccttactacgaacgaaccaaccaaattgcaacatctcaacaaatgcagttagacgactaaagatcaataaactcatgcaaacgaacatacagccagaaacgtggtgtgtgcagatgcttaacagatatgcttcggaactagaccaattattatgactcgactatcctcaaggcaatcacatgattatacaaagaataaaaattctaggcacaaagtgacatacaacactacaagaattctggagcttattacggaatcatgctttttattcacaacacaaatgcttatttgaccgtgcaatgagtgaggtccacaaaagacttatacaatggtatccatgtaacgagcgttaggttagcggatcccagactctaaaagccttaggtcactaggtacaaagtcccctaagaacttaataactcgaataccaaagagcccactcctgatcaattatgcataaaaaccacaaaaattattatatatttttttatttttttttattttttttatttttttttataaaatttctgagcaagtgcgtttcgctccatcttgctcaaccctagactactcgcacaatatgcgagccggctactagccatttgacgcctagccacaactagcaacaaattccattttttactccaatttttttttcatgcctttatcgctaagaacctattatcgaattctaagcataataaatagattaacctcgaaaacaatcaaatcataacaacaatctagcccttacgcattctctaagacttagtgaaattacaagtgcttctagcatgcatatcaacctacacgacttaatatcactttaatgctatcactacactcgcatcaatatcacaattcagtcgataaatcatcgtaaaagggatcatggtaaatgcatgagctacatgacatgataaacaaataaagctatataaaaaaactatatggcataaattatgcaactatataaactaaactatcatgaatatgcagttatatgacacacacacagtattccttaactaccacccccaaacttaaaattttcactgtccccagtgaaagtagtagaaaggaacacatggtatacctactcggagtcatcatcatcatcaccctcagtgggtagagtatcaggaggcgggtatgcagagtcctaaccaaaaactggccactgaatatcagctccaaggccccgaaaaacagtccctaacgcaagggtgagctcctgagcaaacctgctctgcgtctcgtacatggcatccatccaccgtAAAAGCCTTctatactgggtatcagccatcccagcaccctcctgagctctcgaagaaccaacCTCATCACGCccaggcctagccatagtagcacctcgtgctggacgccctcctgaaagacgataacccagcccatgctcctcgggctcaccaccggtccactcctgcatcccattcagagtcccagaatcaatcggagctgccggcaactgcaactgctcatgagccgaccagttcactcctactgctcggcacagcttcgtaaccgtggatgcataagggatgttcatatgcttagctcccctcaaaaacttcagaattccttggtagataaactcaccaaggtccacatagtactcctcattaagaattccccacaacaattgtgctctctcaactgtgacctcgtgtgcatgcgaagaaggcaaaatattagcacaaataaatgcattccatgcacgggcatacttgttcatagcgatcgccgggaagtgacgatactcattagtgccggtcttgaaggtccaaactgtgcccgg from Apium graveolens cultivar Ventura chromosome 5, ASM990537v1, whole genome shotgun sequence includes the following:
- the LOC141661464 gene encoding protein NRT1/ PTR FAMILY 1.2-like; the protein is MEMSTDHKIKYQLQQEEPLQRRKGGLFTMPFIIANEAFEKVASYGLLPNMIVYLMKDYGMSFTQAQNVIFFWTAATNFMPIFGALFSDSYLGRFLTIGLGSIFSFLGMFLLWLTAMIPEARPDPCDPRIQACKSASPSQYFLLISSFALISIGAGGIRPCSLAFGADQIDNRENSNNLRVLERYFGWYYASAALSVVIALTGIVYIQVHVGWKVGFGVPAILMFLSTCLFFIASSFYVKHKIRTCLLTSFIQVLVVACRNWDIDISSTDSEVWYHLKESTYHVPTNKFRFLNKACIIRNPEEVGSDGIALNPWTLCSVDQVEELKVLIRVIPLWSAGIMMSINISQSAFPYFQAQSMDRHLTSNFEVPAGSFGLFTIIALFVWVMIYDRIVLPVASKIRGEPVHIGMKHRMGIGLFLSFLGTVASAAVEHFRRSKAIQQGYLNNPSAVVDMSAYWLVPQYVLNGLAEAFNAIGQTEFYYSQFPKSMSSIASSLVGVGMAFANLLASLILSTVDHATKSGGKESWTSSNINKAQYDSYYWLLAILSAMNIVYFMFCS